The nucleotide sequence cttatatatttaattataattataatcagCTAAATCAACAGAGGatatcagaaaagaaaaaaaaaacaactataTATATTGTCATCTAAAGACATCCATTCTTGAATTCGATTAACTCGAAGCATATACAGCAGTAGGGGAAGTCAATTCCAACACAACCTTCTGCATTTGCGGACCCCTATCACTCATCACCTAAATGGGCCCCACACCAACTTTTGATCACATAATTCGAGTTCATGCGATAATGTATCGTTCTCTCACTGAGAGTGTATGACAGATAGATATTTGGGCGAGTAATGGGATGGGATTTGAGTTTGGTCATTTTGTCATATCACCACTGCCTTTGTCTGAGAGCAACGAGGCATGAAGTCAATTCAGCACTTACACCACATTCGTTGCAAATGTCACCTCCATGCTCATCTTCTTACTGCCTTTTCTCGATAAATGGTACATAtttttcactatatatatatatatatatatatatatatatatatatatatagagagagagagagagagagagagagagagagagagagagagagagagagagagattgatatGAAGCATTAACAAAGTCAGTTTACATGCACGCAGGAAACGAGGCTATATATATACAGAGATATATATTAGAGAGTTTGATAAAGAACATTAACAAAGTCAAATCACATGCGTTTTCCACATGCAAAAGGAAATGGAGAGGAAATGGTATTGTCCTTGGACAGCTACattattttcttctcctcttcgattcATCCGACCCAAACTTATCATCTTTACTTTTGGATTCTTTTGTGTAAAGAACTGAACAGCTACATTATTTTGCGGCTGACGCACGTGTTTTTGCTGTTTTGCATGCATGCATTCATTACTGTTGGGTTgccagtcttcttcttcttcttcttttcttcttcctcctcctcctcctcctcctcctcctcctctatttAATGACACCCATGCGAGAGAACTGATGAATGTGTAGGGTAACAAACACAGCCTTTCTTCGATCCGGTTCTTTGTTCTCAGCTCCCTGCTTGCCcgctcctctttcttctcccacAGCTTTCAGATCCAAACACCAATGGCCGAGACCCAAACAAGCGACCGCCATCATCACAGGCACAACGCGCATCACGTGCACAGGCCGCCGCCCTGCAAGGGGAAGCTGATCACGGTGCTGAGCATAGATGGAGGAGGAGTGAGAGGCATCATCCCGGGAACCATCATCAACTTTCTCGAGACGAAGCTTCAGGTGGGAAACCAATCCATCGTAGCCTTAGGGATGAACCAGTCAAGTGTGGTCAACGACGAACTGTTCTGTGAGTGCAGGAACTCGACGGACCGGATGCCAGGGTGGCAGATTACTTCGACGTGGTTACAGGGACGAGCACAGGAGGACTGCTCACGGCCATGATCACCGCTCCTGATGAGAAGCAGCGCCCGCTCTTCTCAGCCAAGGACATCATTGACTTCTACCTCCAGAATTGCCCGAAGATCTTTCCTCAAGGGTCGGTCCACGGCTCATGCGTGCCCTTGTTCTGACGCACAGTTCCGATTCTACCTCTGCTAACATATCAAACTCTCTATCTCCTTGCAGATCTGGATTTCTCAGCTCGGTAAGGAAGTTGGCAGGTGCAATTATGGGGCCTAAATACGACGGCAAGTTCCTGCACTCCAAAGTCAAGGACCTGCTCAAAGACATCAAGCTCAGTCAGACCTTAACGAACGTCATAATCCCAGCCTTTGACATCAAGCTTCTCCAGCCCATCATCTTTTCATCCTTTGAGGTGCCTCTGAGTAGTCTTAATCTTCAACAATGGAGATCTGATGTCTGTAGATCTGGTCATATTCATGCCTTGTTACTCTCAGGCGAGATTGGAGCCTCTGAAGGACGCGCATGTAGCTGACATTTGCATCAGTACATCGGCGGCGCCGACCTTCCTTCCGGCGCACTACTTCGAGACCCAAGATTCCAATGGAAACACTCGTAGCTACAATCTCATCGATGGAGGTGTTGCAGCGAACAATCCAGTAAGCAAGAATCTATGAGTAGCTTCCGATCGCTTCCTTCTTTCGCTTGATCTGCTTGCCGGTGACTGACTTGCCACCGTTTCTTGCGATCCAGACCTTGGTGGCGATGAGCCAGATCAAGAAGGAGATGTTCCTGATGAACCAGGACTTCCACTCCTACAAGCCGATCGACTACCACAACTTCATAATCATCTCCATCGGCACCGGCGCCGCCAAGGTGGAGAAGAAGTTTAGTGCACATCTCGCGTCCAAGTGGGGCATTCTTCAGTGGCTGTACCATGGTGGTTCCACCCCTCTGATCGATAGCTTCAGCCATGCTAGCGCCGACATAGTCGACGTCCACATGTCCTCTGTTTTCCAGTCACTGCACTGTGAGCAGAATTATCTGCGCATACAGGTAAAGTCATGCTGAGGTTCCTCAGATCCATCTTGTTCTAAGTTCTTGGATGATCGAAGGACTGATCCAACCGGATTGCAGGATGAG is from Musa acuminata AAA Group cultivar baxijiao chromosome BXJ1-6, Cavendish_Baxijiao_AAA, whole genome shotgun sequence and encodes:
- the LOC103986719 gene encoding patatin-like protein 2, which encodes MAETQTSDRHHHRHNAHHVHRPPPCKGKLITVLSIDGGGVRGIIPGTIINFLETKLQELDGPDARVADYFDVVTGTSTGGLLTAMITAPDEKQRPLFSAKDIIDFYLQNCPKIFPQGSGFLSSVRKLAGAIMGPKYDGKFLHSKVKDLLKDIKLSQTLTNVIIPAFDIKLLQPIIFSSFEARLEPLKDAHVADICISTSAAPTFLPAHYFETQDSNGNTRSYNLIDGGVAANNPTLVAMSQIKKEMFLMNQDFHSYKPIDYHNFIIISIGTGAAKVEKKFSAHLASKWGILQWLYHGGSTPLIDSFSHASADIVDVHMSSVFQSLHCEQNYLRIQDETLMGQASSVDVSTKENLLELVKIGESLLKKPVSRVNLETGDFEEVKGEGTNAEALTRLAKILSEERHRRKGVMALN